Within Burkholderiales bacterium, the genomic segment AGCGCGGCCTCGTGCTCGTCGTCGGTTCCACCGGTTCGGGCAAATCCACGACCCTGGCGGCGATGATCGAATACCGCAGCCAGCGCCGCGGCGGCCATATTCTGACCATCGAAGATCCGATCGAATTCGTTTTCAAGCACCGAAAAAGCATCGTCAATCAGCGTGAAGTCGGCATCGATACGATGACCTTCGACAGCGCGTTGACGAATGCGATGCGCGAAGCGCCGGACGTGCTGATGATAGGCGAAATCCGCGATCGGGCGACCCTGCATTCGGCCCTGATTTACGCGCAAACAGGGCATCTGTGTTTGTCGACCCTGCATGCCAACAACAGCTATCACGCATTGAACCGCATCATCGGATTTTTTCCGTATGAAACGCGCGCCAGTCTGCTCATGGACTTGTCGATCTCGCTACGTTGCGTGATTTCACAGCGGCTGGTGCCAACCAGATCCGGCAAGGTCACACCGGCTATCGAGGTGCTGCTGAACACCAAACACATCGCCGAGCGGATCAAGAACGACGAGCTCGACCAGATCAAGGAGGCGATGGAAAAAAGCATGTCGGCCGGTACGCAGACGTTCGAGCAGGCGCTGTACAAGCTTTACAAGGACGGCGAACTGAACCTGGACGACGCGCTCGCGTATTCCGACTCGCCGAGCAATCTGTCGTGGCTGATCGACAACGCCGGTGGCGAGCGTGCGACGACCAACCGGCGCGAAGAAAAAGCGCAGGAGCGCCTCGATGTCGGCGGTTTCAATTTCAAGGCTGACGTATCGTGAGATTCTGACCCGCATTCCTGCAAGACCAGTAGCGCCACCCATTGAACCAGACGGAGGCTGAGATGAGAAATTATTCGCCGCTTGCCGCATTTCGCTTGCAGCCGCAAAGCGGCTTT encodes:
- a CDS encoding PilT/PilU family type 4a pilus ATPase; the protein is MDLNPLFKLMAAKHASDLFFTAGAPILIKILGETVPVNAQVLDAATVKNIAYTMMPEAQVRIFEATCESNFSYPVKDVGGFRVNVFRQRGAVAIVVRYLKNEIPSLEELRLPPLLKDLIMEKRGLVLVVGSTGSGKSTTLAAMIEYRSQRRGGHILTIEDPIEFVFKHRKSIVNQREVGIDTMTFDSALTNAMREAPDVLMIGEIRDRATLHSALIYAQTGHLCLSTLHANNSYHALNRIIGFFPYETRASLLMDLSISLRCVISQRLVPTRSGKVTPAIEVLLNTKHIAERIKNDELDQIKEAMEKSMSAGTQTFEQALYKLYKDGELNLDDALAYSDSPSNLSWLIDNAGGERATTNRREEKAQERLDVGGFNFKADVS